From one Astatotilapia calliptera chromosome 10, fAstCal1.2, whole genome shotgun sequence genomic stretch:
- the stt3a gene encoding dolichyl-diphosphooligosaccharide--protein glycosyltransferase subunit STT3A translates to MTKLGFLRLSYEKQDTLLKLLILSMAAVLSFSTRLFSVLRFESVIHEFDPYFNYRTTRFLAEEGFYKFHNWFDDRAWYPLGRIIGGTIYPGLMITSAVLYHVLHFFHITIDIRNVCVFLAPLFSSFTAIVTYHLTKELKDAGAGLLAAAMIAVVPGYISRSVAGSYDNEGIAIFCMLLTYYMWIKAVKTGSVYWSSMCALAYFYMVSSWGGYVFLINLIPLHVLVLMLTGRFSHRIYVAYCTVYCLGTILSMQISFVGFQPVQSSEHMAAFGVFGLCQIHAFVDYLRSKLNAQQFEVLFKSVISLVGFILLSVGAVLMLTGKISPWTGRFYSLLDPSYAKNNIPIIASVSEHQPTTWSSYYFDLQLLVFMFPVGLYYCFNNLSDARIFIIMYGVTSMYFSAVMVRLMLVLAPVMCILSGIGVSQVLTTYMKNLDVSRPDKKSKKQQDSTYPIKNEVASGMILVMAFFLITYTFHSTWVTSEAYSSPSIVLSARGGDGSRIIFDDFREAYYWLRHNTPEDAKVMSWWDYGYQITAMANRTILVDNNTWNNTHISRVGQAMASTEERAYEIMRELDVSYVLVIFGGLTGYSSDDINKFLWMVRIGGSTDTGKHIKEHDYYTPTGEFRVDREGSPVLLNCLMYKMCYYRFGQVYTEAKRPPGYDRVRNAEIGNKDFELDVLEEAYTTEHWLVRIYKVKDLDNRGLSRT, encoded by the exons ATGACCAAGCTGGGCTTCCTGCGTTTGTCCTATGAGAAACAGGACACGCTGCTGAAGCTACTGATCCTGTCTATGGCCGCTGTCCTCT CATTCTCCACCAGGCTCTTCTCCGTGTTGAGGTTTGAAAGTGTCATCCATGAGTTTGATCC GTACTTCAACTACCGTACCACCCGCTTCTTGGCAGAAGAAGGATTTTATAAGTTTCACAACTGGTTTGATGACAGGGCTTGGTATCCTCTGGGGAGGATCATTGGTGGCACCATTTATCCGG gACTGATGATCACGTCTGCTGTCCTGTACCATGTCCTACATTTTTTCCACATCACAATTGACATCCGTAATGTCTGCGTCTTCCTGGCTCCCCTGTTCTCCTCATTCACCGCCATAGTCACGTACCACTTAACCAAGGAGctgaag GATGCAGGTGCTGGGCTCCTGGCAGCTGCCATGATTGCAGTGGTACCTGGTTACATCTCTCGTTCTGTTGCTGGCTCCTACGATAATGAAG GTATTGCCATCTTCTGCATGCTGTTGACCTACTACATGTGGATCAAGGCTGTGAAAACAGGCTCAGTGTATTGGTCGTCCATGTGTGCGCTGGCTTACTTCTACATG GTTTCCTCCTGGGGTGGCTACGTGTTCCTCATCAACCTTATTCCCCTCCACGTCCTGGTTCTGATGCTCACAGGCCGATTCTCACACCGCATATATGTGGCTTACTGCACAGTCTACTGCCTGGGCACCATCCTCTCCATGCAAATCTCTTTTGTTGGTTTCCAG CCGGTGCAGTCATCGGAGCACATGGCAGCCTTTGGCGTGTTTGGTCTGTGCCAGATCCATGCTTTTGTGGACTACCTGCGCAGCAAACTCAATGCTCAGCAATTTGAGGTGCTGTTCAAGAGCGTCATCTCTCTGGTGGGCTTTATCCTGTTGTCTGTAGGTGCTGTTCTCATGCTGACAG GTAAAATCTCTCCGTGGACCGGGCGTTTCTACTCCTTGCTGGACCCTTCCTATGCCAAGAACAATATTCCCATCATCGCCTCTGTGTCCGAGCACCAGCCTACCACCTGGTCCTCATACTACTTTGATCTGCAGCTCCTAGTCTTCATGTTCCCAG TCGGTCTGTACTACTGTTTTAACAACCTGTCGGATGCCAGGATCTTCATCATCATGTACGGCGTCACCAGCATGTACTTCTCAGCTGTCATG GTGCGTCTGATGCTGGTACTCGCTCCGGTCATGTGCATCCTGTCAGGCATCGGCGTGTCCCAGGTTCTAACCACTTACATGAAGAATTTGGACGTCAGCCGGCCAGACAAAAAGAGCAAGAAGCAGCAGGATTCCACCTACCCAATCAAAAATGAG GTTGCCAGTGGGATGATTCTGGTAATGGCTTTCTTCCTCATCACGTACACGTTCCACTCTACCTGGGTGACCAGCGAAGCCTACTCCTCTCCATCGATTGTCCTGTCAGCCCGTGGAGGTGACGGCAGCCGCATCATCTTTGATGACTTCAGAGAGGCCTACTACTGGCTCCGCCACAACACACCTGAG GATGCCAAAGTCATGTCATGGTGGGATTACGGATATCAGATAACTGCCATGGCTAATCGAACCATTCTAGTGGACAACAACACATGGAACAATACTCACATCTCCAGAGTTGGACAG GCCATGGCATCGACAGAGGAAAGGGCCTACGAGATTATGAGAGAGCTCGACGTCAGTTATGTTCTGGTCATCTTTGGAGGGCTGACGGGCTACTCTTCAGATG ACATCAACAAGTTTCTGTGGATGGTCCGTATTGGAGGAAGTACAGACACCGGCAAGCATATCAAGGAGCACGACTACTACACTCCCACCGGAGAGTTCAGGGTGGACCGCGAGGGCTCGCCAGTCCTGCTTAACTGCCTCATGTACAAGATGTGTTACTACCGCTTTGGCCAGGTCTACACAGAGGCCA AGCGCCCACCTGGTTATGACAGAGTGAGGAATGCCGAGATTGGGAACAAAGACTTTGAACTGGATGTACTGGAGGAGGCTTACACAACAGAGCACTGGCTGGTTAGGATATACAAg GTGAAAGATCTGGACAATCGGGGTCTTTCAAGGACATAA